The genomic DNA TATATGAGCATCCAGGAACACAAATGCCATGGGACTTCCAACATCCTCCTGAAGACTGGCAGCACgagctggggcagctgctgtTTGTGGCTAGTCATGCTCTGCCCGTGTCAGGCCTGTGAGTGCCCTGCCAGCAATGAGCTCTCTAGTCACACTCTGTGGCTCATCATGGGGGACCATTCATTCAAGTTTGAGTGACCGGAATTAGCTGGAGTTTCTCCCTCCGGTAgtcttatttctgctttaatcAGTGTTTCTTTCATCTCAGACGTGACTGTTTTGTGGGAAGTGAAAACATCGGGTTTTAGCATAATTTGGGACCTGTTGTTAAGATAACAGATACTCTTCACAGTGATGTTGTGTGGCCCTAATGACTGAGTCCATCTTTTTCCTCAGGTACTCTCTGCTCCAGGAGGATGCTTTCTTCCAAGGCAAACATCAGGATGACTGGAGAGAGGATCCCAGGTGCAGTGATAGTGACCAAGGCACAGAATTAATTACTTAACCTCTCTTAAACAGCTGAGCCTCTAGCTTCCCCCAGGCCTTGCTCCAAGCCCATTTCCATAACCCACAGAATAAAGGTGACAGTCTTTGAGCACAGGCTAATATTTCACACACGAGCCAGGCAAATCACATCCAGTAAATGTGCCTGACTGCTGTTTCTCTCAGTGATGGCACTGACACgaacaaaaaagcagcatggcATGTACAAGGCATACAAACATCACTGGTACACCATTTACTCAGGAAAGGGGTGAGAGGGGCAGTGGAAGAGGCCTGCTTATTCAGGTACAACTCCGTGCTGGTTTTCTATGTGACCCAGCAGACAATACCACAACCTAGACAGCAAAACATGCACTATGTTCGAAGCTgatattcaaattatttcagctgatAGTGTAAGCTTTCAGATGATCTCTGACCACCTGCCTGGAGGCACAGCACCCTTCTGCTGTACAGTGGGAGCTTGTTTCATTCACAACGGTGGGTATGAGCACAGAAACTGCTGCTATGGGCAGGCTCTGAGTTTACACAGTGCAGGATGAATTACTGTCTCCctcagcaacagcaacaaaagctCACACTATGGCTCCACCCTTTATGCAGTGGGGAAAAGAAGATCTATTTGGCCTAGCAAGTTTTATTCCTGTGAATTTTAGTGCCACAATTCTTGACTTCAGTGCTCTGTGCAACTCTCTCACTCAGTGTGTGGCAGGGGGAGAGCTGACCGCCGCCCCTCCGCAGCATCGGCATGggcctttgctgctgctccagccggTGGCACCTGCGCAAAACCGCAGGTGACGAGGAGGAGGCGGAAGAAGTGGCACATCTCTTGCTGCTTCCTCACATGACAGCACACGTCCCTTTCCTCCCTGTGTGCTGACAGTACCTGATGCGGCGTTATGGCACTGAGCAAATTGTGGCTGCTGGTCtcaccagctcccagcaggaCTCCTTCCCTCTCAGTGCACAAATACCCACAAGGACAAGCAGCCTAGATCTGCCACCACTGCAGACTTACTTTTCAATGAGCCACAAATTCCCTTATCTTTGCTTTTCCTATCTTTAGAGGGCACCCCAGGACCCCTCCCATGCCTTCTGCCCATGGGAGTCCCACCTCAGCCTGAGCTGTCATGAGACAGTGAGGGCTGGTGGCTCTCTGAGGGACAATGGCCCACAGGGAAGCACGGAACCCATCCTACAGGACCCGATGTGGGAGCCGGAAAGGCCCAGGGATGGTGGCCAGACCCAGGCACAAGCCCTGGCCACAAGGCTCATCATGGCGACGAGGCAGGTCAAGACGGGAATCCCACCTGCAGGCTGGAGTCAGGATCAGGCCCCGGCCCATGCCTAGTGATGGCAGGGCTGTGGAGACAGGGATGGGCCAAGGCTGGGCCCTGTGCGCCTGGCTTGGCCAgggcctggggctgggcagggctgtggggagctggaggctgGCCCTGCTGCGGCATCATTGGGGCTGACAGTGCTACAGGGCCCTGCGCAGGGTGACAGGTGACCCTGGGGGCCTAGCAGGGACAGTCAGGGCTGGTGGTGCCCTTGGGGCCCTGTCAACTCGCTAGGACTGTTCAAGGCCTTAAAATGGCAGAGAATGTCTCTGTGCATCCACTACACTTTTTAAGACCTTCTGGTGTCATCTAGGTCTAAGTAAAGTGCACCTTGGTGGCACGGAAACAGATGGCCGAGTGTGTGCATGTGACAACAtaaccaaaaaaagaagagatgtgGCTTGTCCTGGTAGACAGGACAGAGGAAATCTGGGGTTCTTGGAAAAAGTAGCAGCAAAAAGTTCTGACAAAGCTGCTCCTCTATTTATACGCATATATGTGGAGACAAACGCTACAGTCACACATTTCTGGACCAAGCTTGTGATTTTCAAATGCGTCTTTATTGATTGGTTGTTTTAGCTCAAGTAGTATGAACTTTATTTTACAAGAACCTGCAGCTaaccaacacaaaaaagaaTTACCATCATTATCTCATACACTATTGGACTAGCGCAAAAACAGAAGTAAATGCCACAATCCAGTTAAAAGAACAGtaaaataactaaattaaaCTGTCACTCTACATGTAACAAATGGCTGAGATTAGTCCCGCACATGTCACTCATAAACCCAGCAGAGGGAGGGGAGGTCTGAGCACAAAATCAGGTGCCCTAGATGCCAACTCTTTCTCCCCAGAGTGTGCCTAAGCATGGGCTCATCTGAGACCACAAACAACCATATGCTTGGCAGCACCTGTGTGAGCAGGTGGGAGAGTGGCACAGAGATGCACACCACCTGCCCGCATCTTGTATTTTACTCTAGAAAGCCTCCTGGGTCTGTTCTCTGCTTCAGAACGTTCAGAGCTTCCTAAAACAAGACACTGATGCAGAACTGCACCCAACAGATGGGAAAAGAGCCTGGTAATTGGAGGAGAGTGGGCCAAAAAGAGAGGACTGAGCACTGAAGACAGATACTGAAGTTACCTAAGTTGTCAGTAGGTATAACTCATCCAAATGCATTTATTCCAGATAAACACATGATGGAACAGCAAACCTGAAGTTCAGGATGAAAAACTGGGGAATACTAACCTACCCATTTCATCCTTTGTTCCCTCACTTTCTGTCTGCCCATTACAACTACCCTGTCTACATCCTTTGCGGtccctcccttctctccttctgctACTTCACATACTACATGGGCAGCGATCCTCCTGCCCCTTTAAGCTGCCTTCCCTGACCTTCACACAGTTCTGCCAGTGACTCCCACTTCACACTTCCTAGCCTGCTCTTCTACTTTGTGCACCTCCATGGAACAACAGGCTGAGAAGGCTGAAACCTGATTTCCTCTCTCCCACAATCAGAAGAGCACTCATCTTGATTTCTCACTCCTGAGGAACGCAGAGAGTTGGTATCTAACTTCACATAAATAGAGCAAACACCTTCAGCTTACTTTGGAATCTGCCTGTCTTCTTCaaccttcttctcctttcctctctcttggTCCCTCTCTTAAATGTAGGAATGTTTACAGTAACTCGGGTCCAGTTCTCTGATTTTTAGATAAAACCCCAGAATCTTCCTGAAAGTCAGCTCACTCCCCAAACTCCATCCCTTCATCAGAGTTATGGCAGTTATGGGAAAATCTGCTCTTTGTGCCACTGGGAAGAAACTGCTTTGGCGTGACAGCATAAGGCTTGCACAGGACAGCATATATCTGGCACCTTTCTAAGAAAAACACtggcttaaaataaaataatttaaaacgAAATTTACAAAGAATccattccccttccccttcAAGTCTAAAAGCACCTCTCTGGTGGCAAAGGGTGGCACTGTTGTCCAATCACAAAAAGCCAGCAAAACACACATGGAGAGACTGATTTCTTCCGCTTGTACATGTAGTGCAAGGGCTGTACAAGGATGAGATATGGAAGGGAAGGCTAAACCCACAGGACTTCCATCATTTTCAAATCTGCAGAAGACTGGTACAAGGACAACACTGATAGATAATATTCTGTGTTCAGCAATAACAAGACCATTAGTAGTTAGTTGCCTTAATGCACAGCAAGAGAGACTAAAGTTAATTAGCAAGAAAAGCTCTCACTTGTAGGCTAGCTAGGAACTGTAGAGACAATCTTGGCAGCTTCCAGGATCTGCCTCTGTGGAGTTTACTATGAACAAGTTAGATGAGCAGCCATGGTGGACATGTTTGGTATACTCAGTCCTGTTTCAGATTTGGAGCGGGCTAGTCATTTTTTTGAGGTCCTTTCTAGCCCTGTGCTTATGAGTTTATCAGTTGGCTtcactgaaaagaacaaaagggTTGTCTCAAATTTTTCTGTCCAGCGCTTGCAGttaaagcaagaaagaaaaaaaaaataaggtccttccttcctttccccaacCTTCGCATCTCACTGCTGACGAGTGCCCAGGCCTCAGAAGTAGCCCTTCTAATACTGATGGAAGTGATGGGAAACACAATACTCTTGGAACGCTTCACAGGTAGCAGCTGGAGTGAGGACTGACAGCCTTCTGTGGGCAGAGTGAAGTATTTCACAGCTCACTGAATGCTCACAGGAGTGCAGCCCATGCCAATGGGCAAGGTGTGACAAGGTCAGTGTACAATACATGGCATGCCTTCTTCATCCAGTGAAAGGGTTACACAAAAATAGCCATCCTGCCCAGCCACTCTCCTGGAGCTCTACCACACTGGCTTGTCTAGCAGCCTCCAGCACTGGCTAACTACTTCCAGCTGTGTCAAGAGAAGAACTACAGACAGTGGAGTCTCTCCATACCTCAGTGCAGAAACCTTCGTTAGCCTTTCAGTTCACCCTTTCATACACTGTCCCCCTACCCTCCCTCccctcaatttaaaaaataatgattatAATTAATGCATGGAAGGTGATGGCATTGTGCATGTGGTTCACTTCCAgttctcttcccctcttctcaggcatcctccttcctcctctccaacACTCCCCCCCAAATCCATTCCATCAGTCCATCTCGCCTGCATGCCTGAGGGGCTGGTGCTCACTTGCCATAGACACTCTCATCACTGTAGGCCACATAGAGAAAATAGTCCTCTTCATGGTTATCCTGcaaggagagaaagggagaaagtaACAAACTAAAGCCCTGTAACTCATTACATGTGAAAAAGCCCAAACAAGAGATTATTTTAACAACAAGAGGGCATGACCTCTCTTTCTCCCCCTGTACATCAAAGGCTTCACTTCTTCATACCAAAGAGAGCATATAGCAACACCTTCTCTCTGGCCATGGCTCTGCCTCTGAGTTCAAGCAAATCACTTTTCTGGACAGAATGAATTTACTTTAAGATCCACAGCCTGAGGGTGCTGCAAATGCGCAACAGAAACAGCTCTGACTGTTGCAGGATGTGCAGCAGAATCTCAATGCTGGTAAGGCCTTAAGATTGAGAGGAGTGACTTGGAAAGCTTTAACAGGTCAAAAATCACCTCTAGATACTTCAGTATTTGGTAAATGTGGttatatttgttgttttttagaACACTTTGACAAGTGGCTGTATTTCTAGTCCCGTTTTACATATGAGCAGTAAAGCTGAGATGTTAACTGATGACACTGACACAAGAAGTCTGCAGGGTGCCAGGAACAGAGTCCTGATTTCAGCTCTGGACAGTGAGACATACCTTCCTGCAACATGTCCAGACTTGGAAAGCTCCCTGCGTGTGTTAATCTTATCTTAATCAGTCCGCATACAAAGTGTCTCGTTATTGTCAAAAAGCGACAGGTCAAATAGGGCTCACAGGACCACGCTGGAGCTCTCCTATTAAAACACACTAACACAGTAAAAGGAGAAATCAAGGAGAAATCAATCCAGGCTGCAAACCAGCCATGATATAATGGCTATATAATTGAGGAACATTCCTCTGATGGGCACGATATGCCTTTAAAGTCGATCAAACAACACTGCTCAGCAGAAATGGGGGGCAGCAATGTTCACAGTGTCCTACAAGAGACTCACGCATACCGTACAAGCTATGAAAAAGTAATTCTGAAGAAAGAATAAGTATTCCTTGATGAGGTATTTATAGACAGATGGTTGCCCAGTGATACTGTGTTCTTTTACTGGctaaaaagaaatctcttctgTATAAACAGGAAGGCTAGTGTGTATGCTACACTCTCCACCCCAGACACAACATTTCCTCTGAAATATAAGTAGTTTATTTCAATACTTTGTTAAAGTAGTTGGACCAACTTATCACTGCTGCAGCAACTATTCCCCATCTGACAGAACAACCCTTTCATGTagcaaacaaataattaaaattatgagGCTCCCCAGGCTCCTCTTTATAACTGCAGGATGGAACTTCCCTAAACAGATGATGGCATATAGCCCAGGCCAAGGGGGTTCATGTTCAGATATCTTTGACCAAGCTGCATTCACTGCCAGTGGAGTAGTCCTTAGTTGTCCTTCAGTGAGGATATACATTCTTCTGGGGACTccaacaaaaggagaaaaagatgggCCAGGCTTACCTCATACAGCTGGCCCATGGTAGCACTGGTGGGAGGGATGGTATTATTGACGAAGAAGAACAGGGCATCTTCTGGCCTCAGGTGGATCCGCTTTCGGATTAAGAAGTAGAATTGGCCAACTGAAGAGGAACAGAGAACAACACCTTAGATGCAGGAAGAAtgtggtgttggggttttttgtttgtttttacccttgttttgttttgatggtGGAACTCACATTCTGTGTGTAAAAAGTAGAGGAAAATGAACAATGCAGGACACAGAGCAGTAACTTTGTGACTTTAACCGTATTAGCACCTATTGCACTCAGAGCTGGCAGTTTCTCAGGTACATGCCTCAGGCCATGTACCCTCTAGATCCAAACTCCACCTGCTATGGTATGAAATGCTCTACTGCAGGGATTGGTGGGAAGACCTCTAACTACCTTAACCTTTACGTCCTATAGATCCAAAACACCTTAGAGAATTTAGCCTTGGCACAAATGGTCATACCATTCCGGAAAACAAATTCCTGGAAACAAATCCCTCAGTAGTTGCTTCAAGTGTATTGCACAAGAAAGCATTCTGCAAGCCATTATatactgcaagaaaaagaaatgctgttcCTTTAACTCATTCATGTtcccaaatgaaaacaaatgtattcACAGACAAAATGGCCATGACCATTCAGAAAAGGAACTTTGTGGCCATGACTCCAACCACAGGGGTGGAAAACAATGGGACTATTTTAAGCACTTGTCTCTTCCTGCAATAAGGTCACAGCCTCTGGCAACTCTGCAGCTAGGTTATCATTGACTGATGATTATGCTACTGCCTATGATACACAATTCAGTCATTTTCATCATGGGTAGAAGTCAGCTGTGACACATGCATGTTAGCTCAGCCAGTGGCATGCCTCAGAAGATCTCAGAGAACGCTGCATGTAGTAATCCAGGCTGTAAAGTATGTAAATATAACAAGGACGGCCAGGTAAACTGGGGCAATGACAAGATGTTGAGTCTGCCTGGATATTTTCTTCATGCTGATCAGAGAGTGAAAAGCACTTCTGAAACCTTCTCACTGAAAATCAGGAAGAAAGGAGGTAGACTTAGTTACCTGTGAGGTCAGAAGGCACAAGATACTTCCTTTTGTCTAGATCAGGTACTCTGGCTTTTGGTGCTTTTTCCACAATTACCTGGAGAGaataagaaaaagcaagaaatgacCCATGAGTATCATAAAATGAAATGGACCAAAAAGAATCAGTGGAAAAGGATATTACCCTTCAAATTAGAAATTTATTTATGCTGTAACAAATACATGACATTAAAGAACAGATAGGTGAGAAGAAGACTTAAAATCACTGGcaacagctgtgctgggagcctAAGACTGCAGCAGTAAACACAGTGAGTGAAAAATGGAGACTGGaacagacataaaaataaaccataacagccaaggaaaaaaaaaatcaggtcacCTTGATGGTCCCCACACGAGTTAATTTTGTATGAAAGAGCTGCCAGGAGTCTAATACATCAACACAAGAAGTATCATAAGTAAGTTGAACTGTTTCCAGGTTACAGTTCTAAACTACCTGGCACAGAATCAGCCCTACTCCCAGTAGTCCCACACCCTAATTTCAGCATTCACCAATATCAAGTGCTCTAGAATGAAgcaaacaatttaaaagaaactacGGCTCATTGGggaatgtttttcttgttgttgttgcttttttttatttggtttggtttttaacccCCAATTCTTCCATAGCTACCTTTTAGTTTGAAATTCATATCCTGTGAGTTTATTTTCCCTACTTCATACACTTATGGACATTTCCTTGtatctaataattttaaaacaggcTACCATCTGGGTAACTGGAACCACAGACAACTTCgacagaaaacagtaattctCATTATATTCTAATGTCGCtatgacagaaaaatatgaagctCAGCACCTTTAAGGTCAAACAGACTAAGGGATCTTCTGccagaggaatattttttttaccagaGTTAGGCAAAATGTTTACCTCAGAAGCAGGAAGTATTCCAAAATTACCTGAGCAACTTCCATGAAAAGCCTCGAAAACCTTTCCAAAGGTTGGAGGTATGTTTCCATTGAACTACTGGGTtcatgcagggaaaaaaaatgaaggcagttttttgtttggttggttgtttttgtcaCACGCATTTTTGAACTGCTAAGAGTTATATTCCATGATTCAATCTATGTGGCTTGCTATTCTGCAGAAGCCATTTTGACCATCTAAACAAGAAGCTGGACCTCCTCAAGTTTTAAATTCCATTAGACCCTATAAATACTCCACGTGAGACATGGTTGGACTAATTTCTAAGGGGTCCACGCATCCCTCAGCTCTTTGGCAACCCAAAGCAGCAACTGTATCTGTTGTGTAACAGAAAAGGCTGACCTGCTGTGGATTAAGccttctttggaagaaaaatggtgTTGTCACATCATTGAGACACTGtgccagagaaaaaaatgtaaagatgaTGAGCTCGATGTATTTAGTCTGGGCAAAGTACACAACTCCTTCTAGATCCAAGTGACTATCTGCAAAGCATGTCACACCACAGAGATGCTAGCTTAGACATCTCTCCACTACGCTCCAGATGCTGCCAACACAGCCAAACCCCCTGAAAAttctacatttgtttttaaaacagaaacatggTCATGTCTGCTACTTCAACAACTGCAAGCATCTCGATTAGTACAAGACATGCTAGCTCTTTCAGGTAGTTTGTGGCAGGACATGCATTTCCATACAAGATGCAGCTGGTAAGTGCTGTGAAGGAAGGACAGTTCCACAATCTCATTGAACAGGTGCAGGCTGAACAGCAACAgcattttgcacattttttttttacctgtgcATCCAACAAGGCAATATCTAACACAATAAATTGCAGTGAAGAGAAACCTTTAGTTCTTGCCTCCAATTTCAAAAACCACTGACAAGCAGAACTGCTAGCTAGCAGCACTAATGTGACCACCCTGACTCAACAGGGTGGCTTGTAGTGCGGTCATTAGctaataaaggaaaagaagtcATGCCTATGAGGAAGAGGTGAGAGTGCTGGGGCTTCTAAGCTCCTAGGAAAGATTTATATCAGATCATCACTGAGTTTAAGAGAGATGTCCTTCTTGCAAACAGGCAGAGATGGAATGGAGGTAGTCAGTTTGCCTGATAACACAGGTATCTCTTCTGAAGCACTAAATCCTTCACACACAGAAACAAATCTACTAAGAAAATCCAAAGGGCAGAAACAGTTTATCTGTATGTCTGTGGTTGCCAGGTGGTGACTGTGGTAATGTGGGACTGTGCCAACAGTATAATCTCAGCAAAATGTTGAGATGTACCAGGGCACTGCAGTGTAGGCAGCCAAATGGACGTCATCTTCAAGCATCCTGCTGTCGGGAAGGGCAGAGACAGAAGTGATGCAAGGAACAGTTGTATACTGTATGCATTTGCTCCGTATGCAGCTCTGACAAGATGCTACCCCCGACAATTCACATCTGGGCCTTGCCATGCAccattttcatttatctttaaCTACAGCACATCTTGCTATTTTGGTCCTGGCTTTCCCCATAAAGATCTGCTGATGTCCCTCTATCTTGACCTCTCTTACCTCTTGCCAGACCGGGACTGGTCCCAGGCTCCCCACACAGCTCTTCCAGACACATCTATCATGATCTGCTGTACAATCTGTCATATTAATCCTCA from Caloenas nicobarica isolate bCalNic1 chromosome 1, bCalNic1.hap1, whole genome shotgun sequence includes the following:
- the GABARAPL1 gene encoding gamma-aminobutyric acid receptor-associated protein-like 1, with product MKFQYKEDHPFEYRKKEGEKIRKKYPDRVPVIVEKAPKARVPDLDKRKYLVPSDLTVGQFYFLIRKRIHLRPEDALFFFVNNTIPPTSATMGQLYEDNHEEDYFLYVAYSDESVYGNEAN